The sequence GCGGTCGCTGGCGATGCTCCGCACGAAGCACGCGGAGAGCCCCGCCCGCAAGCACGGCAACCCCCCTCAATGACGGAGGTCCCCATGTCCGTGTCCACTCCCTCCCCCACTCCCCCCATCCGGGTCGAGCGGGGCGAAGCCACCGACGAGGAACTGGCCGCCCTGACCGTCCTCCTGCTCAGCCGCAGCGCCCTCCCGGGCCCCGGCACCGACGCGTCCTCCCCGGGTACGACGTCCTGGCGCCCGCATTCCTTCCACGCGCCGCACAGCTGGCAGCGGGCGTAACCACCTGGACGGCCCAGGGAGGCGCGCCACCGGTACGGGTGCGCCTGCCCTGGACCCCGGCTCCCGCGTGGCCGCCCCGGATCACCCCCGGGCCAGGGTGATGTCCTGGTCGGCGGTGGCGTGGAACACCGGCAGCGGCACCAGCCCCACCGGGCGCAGTTCCATCACCGTGGCCTGGACGTGGGCCGTGCCGGGCCGGAGGGTCTCGCCGGTGACCTGGCCGGAGTTGGACCAGGTGCGCGTCGTACCGTCGCAGCGCGCGACGGTGCCGCCGATGCCGTGCCTCACCCGGGGGTCGCGCTGGCTCAGGCCGGACGTCACGAAGACCGGGCCGGTGTTGCCGGTGCAGCGGTAGGTGCCGGTCAGGGTGACGGTGCCGTCGGCGGCGAGGCGGCCGACCGTGTCGACGGTGACGGACTCGCCGGGCGCGGCGAGGGCCG is a genomic window of Streptomyces sp. WP-1 containing:
- a CDS encoding acyl-CoA carboxylase subunit epsilon, which encodes MSVSTPSPTPPIRVERGEATDEELAALTVLLLSRSALPGPGTDASSPGTTSWRPHSFHAPHSWQRA
- a CDS encoding DUF6299 family protein, producing MSVRPALATVLGGAALLALAAGPAHATGPALTAGPARTEGSALTAGPARAAGSALAVVPALAAPGESVTVDTVGRLAADGTVTLTGTYRCTGNTGPVFVTSGLSQRDPRVRHGIGGTVARCDGTTRTWSNSGQVTGETLRPGTAHVQATVMELRPVGLVPLPVFHATADQDITLARG